A genomic stretch from Telopea speciosissima isolate NSW1024214 ecotype Mountain lineage chromosome 7, Tspe_v1, whole genome shotgun sequence includes:
- the LOC122666638 gene encoding uncharacterized protein LOC122666638 yields the protein MLSIALDSSSSRNRIEGSGFIRGMSCVPIFESPVPGRSMAAALPGDRRFPSGNLAMPSSIQQQQKPQSQEEEQLDSCSSSIGRNSDLSCRSSDGEDSGEIEVQSSYKGPLDTMDALEEVLPIRRGISNFYRGKSKSFASLADAAASPIRELAKPENPYTRKRKNLLACNYFWDRNRGSPLRSNGGGISKRPTHSSRSTLALAVAMSSSESNNTSENSNSNSSSPTRFPPPLHPQAKQAITNASLSELSPPRRNFSSWRSFSLADLQCAASTSSAISNRD from the exons ATGTTGTCAATTGCTTTggatagcagcagcagcagaaataGGATCGAAGGATCTGGGTTCATTCGAGGGATGTCTTGTGTACCGATCTTTGAGTCGCCGGTTCCTGGTAGATCCATGGCCGCTGCCTTACCTGGGGATCGTCGGTTCCCTTCTGGTAATCTGGCGATGCCTTCTTcgatacaacaacaacagaaaccacaatcacaagaagaagagcagcttGATTCTTGCAGTTCTTCGATCGGGAGGAATAGTGATTTGTCCTGCAGGTCTTCCGATGGTGAAGATTCCGGGGAGATAGAGGTGCAGAGCTCTTATAAGGGTCCTTTGGATACCATGGACGCGTTGGAGGAGGTTCTTCCCATTAG GAGAGGTATTTCCAATTTCTACCGTGGCAAATCGAAGTCCTTTGCGAGCTTGGCAGATGCTGCTGCTTCCCCAATTAGGGAGCTGGCCAAACCAGAGAACCCATACACCAGGAAACGCAAGAACCTGTTGGCTTGCAATTACTTTTGGGACAGAAACAGGGGTTCCCCTCTGAGAAGTAATGGTGGTGGAATATCAAAGAGACCAACACACTCCAGTCGAAGTACATTGGCTCTTGCAGTTGCAATGAGCAGCTCTGAAAGCAATAACACCAGTGAGAACTCGAATTCAAACTCATCGTCTCCAACACGGTTTCCTCCCCCTCTGCATCCACAAGCTAAGCAAGCAATTACTAATGCTTCGTTGTCAGAATTGTCACCACCTCGACGAAACTTCTCTTCATGGAGGTCATTCTCCCTGGCTGATTTACAGTGCGCTGCTTCAACTAGCTCGGCCATCAGCAATAGAGACTAA